In Oenanthe melanoleuca isolate GR-GAL-2019-014 chromosome 10, OMel1.0, whole genome shotgun sequence, a single window of DNA contains:
- the RCCD1 gene encoding RCC1 domain-containing protein 1, with translation MAAPSCAWFAFGFSPEEAAGEPGPAPGPWRLEAGPEGISRVWPAWSYVVVETGAGLELRSAGQRRRLPGWAEALPSETHLVLRGAAGTRAWRRAAALSGALRDEPAWSRDEPAGNRDVPAGSRDEPARSRDEPSGCRDEPTGSRDEPAGSRDEPARSRDRPAEPRQPPPLPLLPGGFATPRPPFFTALPAGLRARRLVLGTEHVLALGAGGEVFSWGGGRHGQLGHGLLESELQPRLLEALAGVPMREVAAGGWHSASVSEVGDLYVWGWNESGQLALPSKALAAERAQAEDTGTGSPRLTPCREQLPAQDAAFISIQAFPALLDLPQEPEVSAVSCGSRHTAAVTRGGELYTWGWGKYGQLGHGDNISCDQARRVEQLVAEGLRVEEVVCGPWTTYVRVQEP, from the exons ATGGCGGCGCCCAGCTGCGCGTGGTTCGCGTTCGGGTTCAGCCCCGAGGAGGCGGCCGGggagccgggcccggccccgggcccgTGGCGGCTGGAGGCGGGTCCCGAGGGCATCTCCCGCGTCTGGCCCGCCTGGAGCTACGTGGTCGTGGAGACCG GCGCGGGGCTGGAGCTGCGGAgcgcggggcagcggcggcgtTTGCCGGGCTGGGCGGAGGCGCTGCCGTCCGAGACGCACCTGGTGCTGCGAGGCGCGGCGGGGACCCGCGCctggcggcgggcggcggcgctgaGCGGGGCGCTGCGGGACGAGCCCGCCTGGAGCCGGGACGAGCCCGCCGGGAACCGGGACGTGCCCGCCGGCAGCCGGGACGAGCCCGCTCGGAGCCGGGACGAGCCCTCCGGGTGCCGGGATGAGCCCACCGGGAGCCGGGACGAGCCCGCCGGGAGCCGGGATGAGCCCGCTCGGAGCCGGGACCGGCCCGCCGAGCCCCGccagccgccgccgctgccgctgctgcccgGCGGCTTCGCCACGCCGCGGCCGCCGTTCTTCACGGCGCTGCCCGCCGGCCTGCGGGCCCGGCGGCTGGTGCTGGGCACGGAGCACGTCCTGGCGCTGGGCGCCGGCGGGGAGGTGTTCAGCTGGGGCGGCGGCAG gcacGGGCAGCTGGGCCATGGGCTGCTGGAGTCGGAGCTGCAGCCGCGGCTGCTGGAGGCGCTGGCCGGGGTCCCCATGCGGGAGGTGGCAGCGGGCGGGTGGCACTCGGCCAGTGTCAGCG AGGTAGGAGACCTGTATGTGTGGGGCTGGAACGAGTCGGggcagctggctctgccctccAAAGCGCTGGCGGCGGAGCGAGCGCAGGCCGAGGACACGGGCACAg GGAGCCCCAGGCTGAcgccctgcagggagcagctgccagcccaggatgCTGCGTTCATCTCCATCCAGGCGTTCCCAGCGCTGCTGGACCTGCCGCAGGAGCCGGAGGTCAGCGCGGTCAGCTGCGGGTCCCGGCACACGGCCGCGGTCACAC GAGGCGGGGAGCTCTACACCTGGGGCTGGG GTAAATATGGACAGCTGGGACACGGGGACAATATCAGCTGTGACCAGGCACGCCGTGTGGAGCAGCTGGTGGCCGAGGGGCTGCGGGTGGAGGAGGTGGTGTGTGGCCCCTGGACCACCTATGTGCGTGTGCAGGAGCCCTGA
- the PRC1 gene encoding protein regulator of cytokinesis 1 isoform X2: protein MAVRGRAAAARQPISAAVTGVRIGTAAAMERGGTRKSEVLAAEAVTCLNRAMAALRDIWEEIGIPEEQRLERTDTVRKHIKNLLDMMVAEEESLKERLLKSIVLCRKELDTLCRELQLGPFETEEESTILQMEKNLRTCVEVLQKQKRDRKQELKALQEQDQALCDILCTPLFSIDTNSVPSLEDLDRYRRHVASLNSLKEQRQEEFVSNKRQIILLMEELDHTPDTSFERDVVCEDEKVFCLSEDNIMALQKLLQQLEAQRALNEAVCTELRARIVALWERLQIPEEERESSAVHLSWSRVKTRRALQQEVDRLEELKLQNMKSVIHAIRAELADYWDKCFYSQEQRENFSPFYDEDFTETLLELHDAEVGKMKVYYETHKDLFEAVQKWEENWKLFLELERKAADPSRFTNRGGNLLKEEKQRAKLQKTLSKLQEELEKKVQAWEQEFKGAFLVKGQQFMEYVSEQWQLYRLEKEKEKQERHLKKSREMEAEMLYGSTPRTPIKRRMLSPHAPAKLHGTFNASTTPNTTVRTAFGGPISHSPTSRLPPSGKKFGRTQSSARTAAPPRARLRERNKENMSPLSGGCTPTAPAQRNHSVSSVASTYSEFARGLSKVSSFDGASDVLNSTTNHATC, encoded by the exons ATGGCGGTTaggggccgggccgcggcggCGCGGCAGCCAATCAGCGCTGCCGTGACGGGAGTTCGAATCGGCACAGCGGCGGCGATGGAGCGCGGAGGGACGAGGAAAAG CGAGGTGCTGGCGGCCGAGGCCGTGACCTGCCTGAACCGGGCCATGGCCGCGCTGCGGGACATCTGGGAGGAGATCGGCATTCCCGAGGAGCAGCGGCTGGAGCGCACCGACACCGTAAGGAAGCACATCAAG AACCTCCTGGACATGATGGTGGCGGAGGAGGAAAGCCTGAAGGAGCGTCTCCTGAAGAGCATCGTCCTGTGTCGGAAGGAGCTGGACaccctctgcagggagctgcagctgggcccCTTTGAG ACAGAGGAGGAAAGCACTATCCTGCAGATGGAGAAGAACCTGCGCACGTGCGTGGAGGtgctgcagaagcagaagcGGGACCgcaagcaggagctgaaggcactgcaggagcaggaccAAGCCCTGTGTGACATCCTGTGCACACCTCTCTTCAGCATTGACACTAACAGCGTGCCCAGCCTGGAGGACCTGGACCGCTACCGGCGCCATGTGGCCTCCCTCAACAGCCTGAAG GAGCAAAGGCAGGAGGAGTTTGTCAGCAACAAGCGTCAGATCATTCTGCTGATGGAGGAGCTGGACCACACCCCAGACACCAGCTTCGAGCGGGACGTGGTGTGTGAGGATGAGAAGGTGTTCTGCCTGTCCGAGGACAACATCATGGCCCTCcagaaactgctgcagcag ctggaagCCCAGCGGGCCCTGAACGAGGCTGTGTGCACGGAGCTGCGCGCCAGGATCGTCGCGCTCTGGGAACGGCTGCAGATCCCGGAGGAGGAGAGAGAGTCCTCGGCCGTGCACCTGTCTTGGTCCAGAGTCAAAACCAGGAGAGCT TTGCAGCAGGAAGTGGACCGTCTGGAGGAGCTGAAGCTGCAGAACATGAAATCCGTGATCCATGCAATCCGGGCAGAGCTGGCTGACTATTGGGACAAATGCTTCtacagccaggagcagagggaaaactTCAGCCCCTTCTATGATG AGGATTTCACAGAGACCCTGCTCGAGCTGCATGATGCTGAGGTGGGCAAGATGAAGGTCTACTACGAAACACACAAAGATCTGTTTGAGGCTGTTCAGAAATGGGAGGAGAATTGGaagctgttcctggagctggag aggaaagcagctgaCCCCAGTCGCTTCACCAATCGTGGAGGAAACCTTCtgaaggaggagaagcagcGAGCAAAGCTGCAGAAGACACTGTCCAAG ctgcaggaggagctggagaaaaaGGTCCAGGCCTGGGAGCAGGAGTTCAAGGGAGCTTTCCTAGTGAAAGGCCAGCAGTTCATGGAGTATGTGTCGGAGCAGTGGCAGCTCTACCGTctagagaaggagaaggagaagcaggagcgG CACCTGAAGAAGAGCAGGGAGATGGAGGCAGAGATGCTGTACGGCAGCACCCCGCGGACCCCCATCAAACGGCGCATGCTCAGCCCCCACGCTCCTGCCAAA CTCCACGGCACCTTCAATGCCAGCACCACTCCCAACACCACGGTTCGCACGGCCTTCGGGGGGCCCATCTCACACTCACCCACATCTCGGCTGCCACCCTCTGGGAAGAAG TTCGGCCGCACCCAGAGCTCCGCCCGCACGGCAGCGCCGCCCCGAGCCCGCCTGAGGGAGCGCAACAAGGAAAACATGTCCCCCCTGAGCGGTGGGTGcacccccacagcccctgcccagcgTAACCACAGCGTTAGTTCTGTTGCCAGCACCTATTCTGAGTTTGCG CGCGGACTTTCAAAGGTTTCCAGCTTTGACGGCGCCTCCGATGTTCTCAACTCCACCACCAACCATGCCACGTGCTga
- the PRC1 gene encoding protein regulator of cytokinesis 1 isoform X1 produces the protein MAVRGRAAAARQPISAAVTGVRIGTAAAMERGGTRKSEVLAAEAVTCLNRAMAALRDIWEEIGIPEEQRLERTDTVRKHIKNLLDMMVAEEESLKERLLKSIVLCRKELDTLCRELQLGPFETEEESTILQMEKNLRTCVEVLQKQKRDRKQELKALQEQDQALCDILCTPLFSIDTNSVPSLEDLDRYRRHVASLNSLKEQRQEEFVSNKRQIILLMEELDHTPDTSFERDVVCEDEKVFCLSEDNIMALQKLLQQLEAQRALNEAVCTELRARIVALWERLQIPEEERESSAVHLSWSRVKTRRALQQEVDRLEELKLQNMKSVIHAIRAELADYWDKCFYSQEQRENFSPFYDEDFTETLLELHDAEVGKMKVYYETHKDLFEAVQKWEENWKLFLELERKAADPSRFTNRGGNLLKEEKQRAKLQKTLSKLQEELEKKVQAWEQEFKGAFLVKGQQFMEYVSEQWQLYRLEKEKEKQERHLKKSREMEAEMLYGSTPRTPIKRRMLSPHAPAKVSKLHGTFNASTTPNTTVRTAFGGPISHSPTSRLPPSGKKFGRTQSSARTAAPPRARLRERNKENMSPLSGGCTPTAPAQRNHSVSSVASTYSEFARGLSKVSSFDGASDVLNSTTNHATC, from the exons ATGGCGGTTaggggccgggccgcggcggCGCGGCAGCCAATCAGCGCTGCCGTGACGGGAGTTCGAATCGGCACAGCGGCGGCGATGGAGCGCGGAGGGACGAGGAAAAG CGAGGTGCTGGCGGCCGAGGCCGTGACCTGCCTGAACCGGGCCATGGCCGCGCTGCGGGACATCTGGGAGGAGATCGGCATTCCCGAGGAGCAGCGGCTGGAGCGCACCGACACCGTAAGGAAGCACATCAAG AACCTCCTGGACATGATGGTGGCGGAGGAGGAAAGCCTGAAGGAGCGTCTCCTGAAGAGCATCGTCCTGTGTCGGAAGGAGCTGGACaccctctgcagggagctgcagctgggcccCTTTGAG ACAGAGGAGGAAAGCACTATCCTGCAGATGGAGAAGAACCTGCGCACGTGCGTGGAGGtgctgcagaagcagaagcGGGACCgcaagcaggagctgaaggcactgcaggagcaggaccAAGCCCTGTGTGACATCCTGTGCACACCTCTCTTCAGCATTGACACTAACAGCGTGCCCAGCCTGGAGGACCTGGACCGCTACCGGCGCCATGTGGCCTCCCTCAACAGCCTGAAG GAGCAAAGGCAGGAGGAGTTTGTCAGCAACAAGCGTCAGATCATTCTGCTGATGGAGGAGCTGGACCACACCCCAGACACCAGCTTCGAGCGGGACGTGGTGTGTGAGGATGAGAAGGTGTTCTGCCTGTCCGAGGACAACATCATGGCCCTCcagaaactgctgcagcag ctggaagCCCAGCGGGCCCTGAACGAGGCTGTGTGCACGGAGCTGCGCGCCAGGATCGTCGCGCTCTGGGAACGGCTGCAGATCCCGGAGGAGGAGAGAGAGTCCTCGGCCGTGCACCTGTCTTGGTCCAGAGTCAAAACCAGGAGAGCT TTGCAGCAGGAAGTGGACCGTCTGGAGGAGCTGAAGCTGCAGAACATGAAATCCGTGATCCATGCAATCCGGGCAGAGCTGGCTGACTATTGGGACAAATGCTTCtacagccaggagcagagggaaaactTCAGCCCCTTCTATGATG AGGATTTCACAGAGACCCTGCTCGAGCTGCATGATGCTGAGGTGGGCAAGATGAAGGTCTACTACGAAACACACAAAGATCTGTTTGAGGCTGTTCAGAAATGGGAGGAGAATTGGaagctgttcctggagctggag aggaaagcagctgaCCCCAGTCGCTTCACCAATCGTGGAGGAAACCTTCtgaaggaggagaagcagcGAGCAAAGCTGCAGAAGACACTGTCCAAG ctgcaggaggagctggagaaaaaGGTCCAGGCCTGGGAGCAGGAGTTCAAGGGAGCTTTCCTAGTGAAAGGCCAGCAGTTCATGGAGTATGTGTCGGAGCAGTGGCAGCTCTACCGTctagagaaggagaaggagaagcaggagcgG CACCTGAAGAAGAGCAGGGAGATGGAGGCAGAGATGCTGTACGGCAGCACCCCGCGGACCCCCATCAAACGGCGCATGCTCAGCCCCCACGCTCCTGCCAAAGTAAGCAAG CTCCACGGCACCTTCAATGCCAGCACCACTCCCAACACCACGGTTCGCACGGCCTTCGGGGGGCCCATCTCACACTCACCCACATCTCGGCTGCCACCCTCTGGGAAGAAG TTCGGCCGCACCCAGAGCTCCGCCCGCACGGCAGCGCCGCCCCGAGCCCGCCTGAGGGAGCGCAACAAGGAAAACATGTCCCCCCTGAGCGGTGGGTGcacccccacagcccctgcccagcgTAACCACAGCGTTAGTTCTGTTGCCAGCACCTATTCTGAGTTTGCG CGCGGACTTTCAAAGGTTTCCAGCTTTGACGGCGCCTCCGATGTTCTCAACTCCACCACCAACCATGCCACGTGCTga
- the PRC1 gene encoding protein regulator of cytokinesis 1 isoform X4 has product MAVRGRAAAARQPISAAVTGVRIGTAAAMERGGTRKSEVLAAEAVTCLNRAMAALRDIWEEIGIPEEQRLERTDTVRKHIKNLLDMMVAEEESLKERLLKSIVLCRKELDTLCRELQLGPFETEEESTILQMEKNLRTCVEVLQKQKRDRKQELKALQEQDQALCDILCTPLFSIDTNSVPSLEDLDRYRRHVASLNSLKEQRQEEFVSNKRQIILLMEELDHTPDTSFERDVVCEDEKVFCLSEDNIMALQKLLQQLEAQRALNEAVCTELRARIVALWERLQIPEEERESSAVHLSWSRVKTRRALQQEVDRLEELKLQNMKSVIHAIRAELADYWDKCFYSQEQRENFSPFYDEDFTETLLELHDAEVGKMKVYYETHKDLFEAVQKWEENWKLFLELERKAADPSRFTNRGGNLLKEEKQRAKLQKTLSKLQEELEKKVQAWEQEFKGAFLVKGQQFMEYVSEQWQLYRLEKEKEKQERHLKKSREMEAEMLYGSTPRTPIKRRMLSPHAPAKLHGTFNASTTPNTTVRTAFGGPISHSPTSRLPPSGKKFGRTQSSARTAAPPRARLRERNKENMSPLSARTFKGFQL; this is encoded by the exons ATGGCGGTTaggggccgggccgcggcggCGCGGCAGCCAATCAGCGCTGCCGTGACGGGAGTTCGAATCGGCACAGCGGCGGCGATGGAGCGCGGAGGGACGAGGAAAAG CGAGGTGCTGGCGGCCGAGGCCGTGACCTGCCTGAACCGGGCCATGGCCGCGCTGCGGGACATCTGGGAGGAGATCGGCATTCCCGAGGAGCAGCGGCTGGAGCGCACCGACACCGTAAGGAAGCACATCAAG AACCTCCTGGACATGATGGTGGCGGAGGAGGAAAGCCTGAAGGAGCGTCTCCTGAAGAGCATCGTCCTGTGTCGGAAGGAGCTGGACaccctctgcagggagctgcagctgggcccCTTTGAG ACAGAGGAGGAAAGCACTATCCTGCAGATGGAGAAGAACCTGCGCACGTGCGTGGAGGtgctgcagaagcagaagcGGGACCgcaagcaggagctgaaggcactgcaggagcaggaccAAGCCCTGTGTGACATCCTGTGCACACCTCTCTTCAGCATTGACACTAACAGCGTGCCCAGCCTGGAGGACCTGGACCGCTACCGGCGCCATGTGGCCTCCCTCAACAGCCTGAAG GAGCAAAGGCAGGAGGAGTTTGTCAGCAACAAGCGTCAGATCATTCTGCTGATGGAGGAGCTGGACCACACCCCAGACACCAGCTTCGAGCGGGACGTGGTGTGTGAGGATGAGAAGGTGTTCTGCCTGTCCGAGGACAACATCATGGCCCTCcagaaactgctgcagcag ctggaagCCCAGCGGGCCCTGAACGAGGCTGTGTGCACGGAGCTGCGCGCCAGGATCGTCGCGCTCTGGGAACGGCTGCAGATCCCGGAGGAGGAGAGAGAGTCCTCGGCCGTGCACCTGTCTTGGTCCAGAGTCAAAACCAGGAGAGCT TTGCAGCAGGAAGTGGACCGTCTGGAGGAGCTGAAGCTGCAGAACATGAAATCCGTGATCCATGCAATCCGGGCAGAGCTGGCTGACTATTGGGACAAATGCTTCtacagccaggagcagagggaaaactTCAGCCCCTTCTATGATG AGGATTTCACAGAGACCCTGCTCGAGCTGCATGATGCTGAGGTGGGCAAGATGAAGGTCTACTACGAAACACACAAAGATCTGTTTGAGGCTGTTCAGAAATGGGAGGAGAATTGGaagctgttcctggagctggag aggaaagcagctgaCCCCAGTCGCTTCACCAATCGTGGAGGAAACCTTCtgaaggaggagaagcagcGAGCAAAGCTGCAGAAGACACTGTCCAAG ctgcaggaggagctggagaaaaaGGTCCAGGCCTGGGAGCAGGAGTTCAAGGGAGCTTTCCTAGTGAAAGGCCAGCAGTTCATGGAGTATGTGTCGGAGCAGTGGCAGCTCTACCGTctagagaaggagaaggagaagcaggagcgG CACCTGAAGAAGAGCAGGGAGATGGAGGCAGAGATGCTGTACGGCAGCACCCCGCGGACCCCCATCAAACGGCGCATGCTCAGCCCCCACGCTCCTGCCAAA CTCCACGGCACCTTCAATGCCAGCACCACTCCCAACACCACGGTTCGCACGGCCTTCGGGGGGCCCATCTCACACTCACCCACATCTCGGCTGCCACCCTCTGGGAAGAAG TTCGGCCGCACCCAGAGCTCCGCCCGCACGGCAGCGCCGCCCCGAGCCCGCCTGAGGGAGCGCAACAAGGAAAACATGTCCCCCCTGAGCG CGCGGACTTTCAAAGGTTTCCAGCTTTGA
- the PRC1 gene encoding protein regulator of cytokinesis 1 isoform X3: MAVRGRAAAARQPISAAVTGVRIGTAAAMERGGTRKSEVLAAEAVTCLNRAMAALRDIWEEIGIPEEQRLERTDTVRKHIKNLLDMMVAEEESLKERLLKSIVLCRKELDTLCRELQLGPFETEEESTILQMEKNLRTCVEVLQKQKRDRKQELKALQEQDQALCDILCTPLFSIDTNSVPSLEDLDRYRRHVASLNSLKEQRQEEFVSNKRQIILLMEELDHTPDTSFERDVVCEDEKVFCLSEDNIMALQKLLQQLEAQRALNEAVCTELRARIVALWERLQIPEEERESSAVHLSWSRVKTRRALQQEVDRLEELKLQNMKSVIHAIRAELADYWDKCFYSQEQRENFSPFYDEDFTETLLELHDAEVGKMKVYYETHKDLFEAVQKWEENWKLFLELERKAADPSRFTNRGGNLLKEEKQRAKLQKTLSKLQEELEKKVQAWEQEFKGAFLVKGQQFMEYVSEQWQLYRLEKEKEKQERHLKKSREMEAEMLYGSTPRTPIKRRMLSPHAPAKVSKLHGTFNASTTPNTTVRTAFGGPISHSPTSRLPPSGKKFGRTQSSARTAAPPRARLRERNKENMSPLSARTFKGFQL, encoded by the exons ATGGCGGTTaggggccgggccgcggcggCGCGGCAGCCAATCAGCGCTGCCGTGACGGGAGTTCGAATCGGCACAGCGGCGGCGATGGAGCGCGGAGGGACGAGGAAAAG CGAGGTGCTGGCGGCCGAGGCCGTGACCTGCCTGAACCGGGCCATGGCCGCGCTGCGGGACATCTGGGAGGAGATCGGCATTCCCGAGGAGCAGCGGCTGGAGCGCACCGACACCGTAAGGAAGCACATCAAG AACCTCCTGGACATGATGGTGGCGGAGGAGGAAAGCCTGAAGGAGCGTCTCCTGAAGAGCATCGTCCTGTGTCGGAAGGAGCTGGACaccctctgcagggagctgcagctgggcccCTTTGAG ACAGAGGAGGAAAGCACTATCCTGCAGATGGAGAAGAACCTGCGCACGTGCGTGGAGGtgctgcagaagcagaagcGGGACCgcaagcaggagctgaaggcactgcaggagcaggaccAAGCCCTGTGTGACATCCTGTGCACACCTCTCTTCAGCATTGACACTAACAGCGTGCCCAGCCTGGAGGACCTGGACCGCTACCGGCGCCATGTGGCCTCCCTCAACAGCCTGAAG GAGCAAAGGCAGGAGGAGTTTGTCAGCAACAAGCGTCAGATCATTCTGCTGATGGAGGAGCTGGACCACACCCCAGACACCAGCTTCGAGCGGGACGTGGTGTGTGAGGATGAGAAGGTGTTCTGCCTGTCCGAGGACAACATCATGGCCCTCcagaaactgctgcagcag ctggaagCCCAGCGGGCCCTGAACGAGGCTGTGTGCACGGAGCTGCGCGCCAGGATCGTCGCGCTCTGGGAACGGCTGCAGATCCCGGAGGAGGAGAGAGAGTCCTCGGCCGTGCACCTGTCTTGGTCCAGAGTCAAAACCAGGAGAGCT TTGCAGCAGGAAGTGGACCGTCTGGAGGAGCTGAAGCTGCAGAACATGAAATCCGTGATCCATGCAATCCGGGCAGAGCTGGCTGACTATTGGGACAAATGCTTCtacagccaggagcagagggaaaactTCAGCCCCTTCTATGATG AGGATTTCACAGAGACCCTGCTCGAGCTGCATGATGCTGAGGTGGGCAAGATGAAGGTCTACTACGAAACACACAAAGATCTGTTTGAGGCTGTTCAGAAATGGGAGGAGAATTGGaagctgttcctggagctggag aggaaagcagctgaCCCCAGTCGCTTCACCAATCGTGGAGGAAACCTTCtgaaggaggagaagcagcGAGCAAAGCTGCAGAAGACACTGTCCAAG ctgcaggaggagctggagaaaaaGGTCCAGGCCTGGGAGCAGGAGTTCAAGGGAGCTTTCCTAGTGAAAGGCCAGCAGTTCATGGAGTATGTGTCGGAGCAGTGGCAGCTCTACCGTctagagaaggagaaggagaagcaggagcgG CACCTGAAGAAGAGCAGGGAGATGGAGGCAGAGATGCTGTACGGCAGCACCCCGCGGACCCCCATCAAACGGCGCATGCTCAGCCCCCACGCTCCTGCCAAAGTAAGCAAG CTCCACGGCACCTTCAATGCCAGCACCACTCCCAACACCACGGTTCGCACGGCCTTCGGGGGGCCCATCTCACACTCACCCACATCTCGGCTGCCACCCTCTGGGAAGAAG TTCGGCCGCACCCAGAGCTCCGCCCGCACGGCAGCGCCGCCCCGAGCCCGCCTGAGGGAGCGCAACAAGGAAAACATGTCCCCCCTGAGCG CGCGGACTTTCAAAGGTTTCCAGCTTTGA